The genome window TCGAGTTAGCAATATTGAGATTTGAGTTGAGAATTGCGAAATCAATACTCAAAATTCAACACTTACAACTCTTCCTTTGAACGAGCGCGAATAAATTCATCGACACCGTACCAATTTCTTAACACACAACTTAACACTACGAACTGATAACTCCGCTTGCGTGGTGGTTGAGGGCTGGTTTTGAGCGAAAGTAGGTAGGAGTGAAAGCGCCTAGACTTTTGTTGAATTCTTGCGCGATCGCACTCAACATACCCCAGCTTGGCATTCGACTGCAACCTCCGCCCCTGCCAACCCTAAAACCTCGTCAGTCGATTTGAGATTTTAGATTTGAGATTTTAGATTTACTCCACAGATGAATCTGAGAGCTGGAACTTTAATCTAAAATCTAAAATTTTGGTTCTCCACGAATTAAGTCGGGGGCTTATCTCCGTTTTTTGACTGGTCAGTCGATTTGAGATTTTAGGTTTTAGATTTGAGATTTTAGATTTACTCCACAGATGAATCTGGGAGATTGAACTAAAGTCTAAAATCTAAAATTTTTGGCTCTTCACGACTTAAGTCGGGGGCTTATCTCTGTTTTTTGACTGATCGGTCGATTTGAGATTTTAGGTTTTAGATTTGAGATTTACTCCACAGATAAATCTGGGAGCTGGAACTTTAATCTAAAATCTCAAATTTTTGGTTCTCCACGACTTAAGTCGGGGGCTTATCTCCGTTTTTTGACCCGTCAAAAACATCTATTGTTGAATACCCGCTCTGCGGTTTGAACCGTGAGATTATTGAATAAGCCGACCACCGACAACCAGTCGATCAATCGAAATTAATCGCTAAATGTGGTTCAGACCCCGCTCCAGCGGGTTTGGCGGTAGATTTAGCCCGTGAATGTACAACAAAAAGGCTTGAAGTCTTGAACAGAAGCAATTTGCACCCAGCCCGCGTTGCTGGTTGACTCTTAGCGGCGAGCGACTAAAGCGCTCGAGCCGCGGCGGCTTCCATAACAAGCGATTATAGCGTGAAACGACACATCCCGATCGAGAGTCGAAGGTGAAATATTCCACCACGCCTTCCCTATCTTAACCATAACCCAGGATTAGCTGACTGCGCTCAACCTGCAGAAGCTGAATTTCCTGCTGGCTGACTTGTTCGAGCATGAACACAATATGTTCTGGCTTTAGCAAGTTGCCGTCGCTGCGACAACTGCCGGTAAAGCGCAAGACGGCTCTACCTTCGGATGTAGCACTCCTAGCAGAGGTGCTGCTGTCTGGTTTCTGCTCTACAAGTTCTAGTTTGTGCAGTCGATCGCGCAAATTGACATTCTGCGTCTTTCCCGACTTAGTAGTATGCACCCGCCAAAAAGCCTCGGTTTCGACGATCTTCTTGACCCAAGCTTCCCAGTTGGCATCAGGAGCCACGGAGACAGGAGCAGCATTTTCCCGGTCTAATTCGCCATTTTCTGTCAACGAGCCCGCTACAGCGACAGCAATCACGTACTCCGCTGCTTCCAACAACTGGTTAGCAGAAGGAGCTTTGAGATCGATCGACTCAACCTTGTAAATCGGAATATTTTCCGGCAGCTTAGCGACCAACTTTTCCCGAAAACTTTCAACATCGATCGGCTCAGTTAGCTCAAAGTCGGCAATTTCCCCAGTGCTGGCAACGCCCAGAGGCAGAGCATTTGCCAGAGAAATCCGAGGGTTCGGGTGAAACCCGCCGGTAAACGAAATCGGCAAATCGGCTCTGCGGACTACTCGATCGAACAATCGGATCAAATCCAAATGACCAACCAAAGCCATATCGCCCACCTTCCCGAACCAAACCCGCAAACGCTGTTTCCGCTCCGTATTCGGGACAAACTGCCCAGCAAACTCAGGAATTGGCAGCGCATCCACAACCACATTGTGTCCGAAATCGGTACCGCAAACCCCGCAGCGCGAACACCCTTCAAAAGAACAGTCTGGAACCGTCGCTGCTTCTAAAGCCTTTTGCAAGTCAATTTTCAGCCAGTTTTTGTCGATCCCCGTGTCTAAATGATCCCAAGGCAAAGGTTGATCCAGTAGGGGCGGTGCCGCCGTGCCCGCCCCCGCCGTGCCCCCCCCCGGCGTTAAATTCATCCGTGTATCCGTGTCCGCATCCGTGTCGTGATCCTCTTCCTTCTCAAAAAGATTCCACTCGCCGCTTTCGACTTGGCGGTATTTCCAGGTAAGGCCCGATTCATCGATCGCCTGAGTCCAAGCTTTGTAAGCCCGATCCAAGCTTTCCCACCACGCATCCATACCCGCGCCAAGTTCCCAAGCGCGGCGGACTACAGCAGCCAAACGCCGATCGCCCCGTCCGACAAAATCCTCCATTGCCGAAATCCGCACATCAGTGTAATTCACCTTGACGCCCCGCATCCCCCGAAACTCTTCCTTCAGGAGTTTTTGCTTGCGGGAAAACTCAGCAGTAGAAACCGAGTGCCACTGAAAAGGAGTGTGAGGCTTAGGCGTAAAATTAGAAATTGTCAAGTTAAAAGTCAGTCCCCGCCTGCCATCCACCCTGCATTCCCGGTGCAGCCAGCGGACTGTTTCGGCGATGCCGAGAACATCGAAATCGGTTTCTCCGGGCAAACCGATCATAAAATACAGCTTGATTTTATCCCAGCCGCGATCGACCGCAGTTTTGACACCCCGAAGCAATTCTTCGTTGGTCAAACCTTTGTTAACGATGTCCCGCATCCGCTGAGTACCAGCTTCCGGGGCAAAAGTCAAACCCCCTTGTCGCGTACCGCCGAGAATGTCGGCAATATTATCGTCAAATCTGTCAACCCGCTGGCTGGGTAGAGACAGAGAAATATTTTTATCTTTCAGGCGATTTTTGATTTCCATCCCGACTGCTGGGAGTGCCAGATAGTCGGAACAACTGAGGGAAAGCAGGGAAAACTCGCTGTGCCCGGTGGCTTGCATCCCCTGTTCGATCGCCTCTACGACTTGCTGCGGTTCGACATCGCGCGCGGGGCGAGTCAGCATTCCCGGCTGACAGAAGCGACAGCCGCGGGTGCATCCCCGGCGGATTTCTACTGTCAGTCTGTCGTGTACTGTCTGGACGTAGGGAACCAGCCCGATCGAATAAGCTGGTATCGGAGTTGCCACGCGGCGCAGAATTCGTTCTGGAACTTGCGGGCGGTTGGGACGAACAGAACCGTCGGCCGCCATATCGTAGAATTGAGGGACGTAGACGCCTGGAATTTGCGCTAAATCCAGCAGCAATGCTTCTCGGCTCAAATTATTAGTTTTGCCTTCTGCCAAAATCAAGCCAATTTCTGGCAGCAACTCTTCTCCATCTCCCAAAGCGATGAAGTCAAAAAAGTCCGCGTAGGGTTCGGGGTTGGAAGTTGCCGTTTGCCCGCCAGCAAAAATCAGCGGCATTTGACCGTTTTGGCGATTTGTCGCTCTTTCTTGCCAAGTTAGGGGAATGCCGGCCAAATCCAGCATTTCCAGAATGTTTGTAGCTCCGAGTTCGTAGCTGAGGCTGAAGCCCAGAATATCAAATTCTGTGAGCGATCGCCTTGATTCTACGGCAAACAGGGGAGTTTTGGTCGATTGCAGTTTTGCTGCCAAGTCTGGTGCGGGCAAATAAGCCCGATCGCACAACTGTCTCGGCAAAGCATTCAAAATGTTGTAAAGGATGATGTGCCCCAGATTGGAAGCACCAACTTCATAGACTTCTGGGTAAGTAAGAACCCAGCGCACAGACGCCCCGTCCCAAGGCTTGTGCGTAGCCCCCAATTCGTTTCCCAGATAACGAGCAGGCTGATTAATCTCTGCTGTAAGTAATTCTTCGATTTTTACTGCCACGGCTCGACTCGCTAAATATTTGCGACTCTTAAGCAGCCTACCTTAAAATCTGCCAACACGCCAACGACTGTCGTCTGTCTTTTCGGGCATTTAACCGAATTTGCTGTGTTTTGTTGCGTGTTCTCGTCGATGAGGAGGCTCTATCAGTGTTGTTTTACGCAGGAGTTTTCGGCATCAAAGCTATCGACATTTTCAAATATCTCAAAAACTCGATCGAGTTGGCTGAGTTCCAGAATCATCTTAATTCCGGGGGATACCGAGCAAAGACTAAACCTGCACCCCATTTTTTTCGCCTGCTTCAGCCCCGAAACCAATGCCATCAAACCGGCACTGTCAATAAATTTTACTGCACCCAAATCTACGAGTACCGCTACAACCCCAGGGGCTGCAATTGCTGTCGCTAGTTGCCGTCCGACTTCTGGGCAGGTGGCTGCATTCAGGTAGTCTAGGGGTCGAATCACCGTAATTGGTTTATGGGCAAGAAGTGTCTGCATATGTCAAGCCTATGATTGCTACGTATTTTCAACTACTGCGCTGGACGGATGTAAGCATAAACGTACTTGATTACTCTGAATCCTAACTTAAGCTGAGGCAAACTGACTAGTTGTTTTCAGTGCTTTTACTGAATCTTTATTTATTGACTCATTTTTATGAAATTTTGCCTAAGATTTGGGCAGAAAACGTAAGCTACTATACTATTTTTTATTAATGCCAGCAGGCGCAAGTCTTGGTAACTCTAAAAATTGCGATCGACTTTGCCCTAGCTGTTAGATAAAACTGAACAATGTAATTTAAATCACTTTTTAGTTCTGATCTAGATCACCTGTTTGCTCGACAGTTCAGAGGAAAATTAAACTGTACGGAGTTCTCCGACTTACTATGCAAGCAACTCATGCTATTCGTCAACTTGTAGAAAAAGCCCTCTACATTAAGCAGTTGACGCCTGACATTGAAAACGAAATCAACTACGAGCTCACCCGTTTGGGGTACATCTCGGATATTGATTATGAGGCTTTAGAGTTATTAATGGATGAAATGGATGCCGGCCGGGTGCAATTGGTATCTAGCCGTAGATAGTGGGAACCGGGCGGCGAGTCTACATCCAAGAACAAAAAAATCCTTGCACGGCGGGCAATAGAGGAGTGTTGGAAGCATTTACGCTGGCCGAATCTTTTTCTAATGAAGCATCTCGTTGCTGAACTTGATATTTGAGGAGATAGTGTTAGGGGCGATCGTTCCTGCACCTGCGATCGAAAGCTAAAAACTTTGACTTAAATTAAATTTATAACTTTTGGGACTTGACAAATTAGCTTTAAGTCTAATTCATACTAAAAAAGTTTTTCGGCACGATGAGGATTAAGGGCAACTCTTACAAATAAAGCTTAAATTTTAAGTATGCAGTTGCGCTTGTACGCTATTTCCTAAGCTAAGAGCGCACAAGCGCAACTGCATATTTTTATTTAATCTGCCAGTTGGGCTTAGTCCTCAGAATTATGATTCGATCGCTCGAATGCAAGAAAATTGATGTCTAGTTACGACATCCGTCATCGCCGAGTCAATCTAAAATCTAAAATCTAAAATCGTTCGATCGCCCCGCCAAACTTGCCACCACCGCCACCAACTCAGCAGGCTCGATCGGCTTGGGCACGTAAATTTGAAAACCTTGCTGCAGTGCCCGTATCCGTTCCTCTACCCTACCAACCGCCGTGAACGCCAACGCCGGAATTTCCCTGTCCACCATCCGCGATCGCACTTGCCGCAGCAGATCCTTTCCATCAGGGGCCTGCATCTCGATATCGATCGCCAACACATCCGGATTCAGCCTTTCAATCGCCTCCAGGACATCCATTCCAGAGCTAGCAGTCTCCACCAGGGCGCCGCAATCTTCGAGCACTGTACAGGCAAAATCCAGGGAATCGGCGTCGATATCGACCACCAACACCCGCACTCCCGAAAGATTGCTGCTAACAAAAGCCTCCTTTACAGGGATTGGCGCCTTGCTTTGAGAAATCGCCAACTCCCCGAGCCCGGCCACAGAAAATCCGCCGTTGCAATGAAGCTGTTGAATTGGCAATCTCACTAAAAACCTCGAGCCTTTTCCTTTCCCGGCGGATTCTGCTTGCACCGTCCCCCCGTGCATTTCCACAAAATGCCGCACTAGGGCCAAACCCAAACCCAATCCGTTGTACGATCGCCTTATAGAGCTGTCAGCTTGGCTGAACCGATCGAAAACGTGCGGCAAAAACTCTTCTGAAATCCCTTGTCCCGTGTCGCTAACCTCTATTTCGACATTAGCGGGCGACAAATTTTTACAGCAAGCCGATTGCTCAGAGCCCATCGTCCCCTGCACCTTATGCACCGCCACCTTCACCTGTCCGCCATCGGGAGTAAACTTAATCGCATTCGAGAGTAAATTCCACGCTACCTGCTGCAAGCGACCGGAATCGGCAACAATCCGCCCGGTAGTTGGGTCGAAATCCGTCACAATTTCAATATTTTTGGCGGCAATCGCGGGCGCGAGAGTATCGATCGCAGCCTCAACAGTCGAAATCACATCCACCCACCGCAAATTCAGCGACTGTTTCCCGGTAATAATCTGCGACACGTCGAGCAAATCGTCGATCAGAGTTGCTAGGGAGCGTGTATTGCGGTCGATCGTTTCCAGAGCCCGAACAGTCGTTTTTTCGTCAAACTTGCGGCTTCGCAGCAGTTGCGCCCATCCCAGCATCGCATTCAGCGGCGTCCGCAATTCGTGGGACAAAGTTCCTAGAAACTCGTCTTTAATCCGGTTCGCCCGCGCCAATTCCTGGGCTCGATCGTGCAGTTCTCTTTCCAACTGCTTGCCAACTGTCAAATCGAGAATAAAAGCCACAGATTCTTGCCGCTTTTGGGCCAGCAAAACATATCCGATCAACACCGGAATCCGGCTGCCGTCTCTCCTCCAGAATTCCTTCTCGTAGGGAGTGCAAACGCCCGTTGCTTGTGCCTCTGCAATCCCCTTCTCGTCGAGAGACTGGTACTCCGGCGGCGTCATGTCAATCCAGTTTAATTCCCCGCGCTGCAACTGTTCCCGCGTGTAACCAACTATCCGCAAAAATTCATCGTTGGCATCGAGGATGCTGCCGTTAACATCCCCGAAGATAATTCCTATCAAGTTAGCTTCGGCTAACATTCTCAGTTTTTCTTCGCTAGCTTGGAGTGCAGCTTCTGTTTGCTTGCGATCGGTAACGTCTTGGATGTAACCCGACAAACCAGAATCGGAAGGATAAAAACGCATCTTCAACCACTTATTCCATAACGGTACGAATTCTTCATACTCGACCGTTACCCTTTCTGCTAATGCTTTGGTCGCCATTTTGTAAAACGGTAAATTGACGGCCCAGGGAAATATCTCGCAAACCTTTTTACCGATCAGTTCAGCTTGTGACTTGCCTAAAAGGTCTTGAGCTTTTTGGTTGACATAGGTATAGTTCCAATTTAAATCTACTGCGATAAAAGCATCGGTAATGCTTTCGAGAATGTTAGTAATTTTATCGTTTGCCGATTGCAGCGCTTTAGCTGTTTCTTCTGCTTGCTTGCGGGCTGCTTGTTCGCGGGACAAAGCTGCAGCGCGTTCTTGTTCTGCCTGTTTTCGATCGCTAATATCGATGTAAGAACCGATGTAACCTGCAAAAGTGCGATCGGGCCTGTACCGGGGTACGCCCGTACCCAAAACCCAGCGGTATTCGCCGTCATAGCGTCTCAGGCGGCATTCGAGCCGGTACTCGCTGCCAGCGTCGAAGGCTTTTTGGTAAATATCCAGACATTCTGGCAAGTCATCTGGGTGCAAGTTTTCCATCCAACCCGTGCCCATTTCTTCCGCCAAAGTTCTACCGGTAAACTCCAGCCAAACTTTGTTAAAGTAATCGCCAAGTTGGTCAGTGTCCGACATCCAAATCATCACCGGCGCGGTATCTGCCATAATCCGAAATCGAGCTTCGCTTTCCTGCTGCTGTGCTTCGGCTTGCTTGCGCTCGTTCCGTTCTTGAACTTCCCGCAGGGCCCGCTGAATCGACGGCACCAAGCGTATCAAACGGCGTTTGAGAACATAATCAGTAGCCCCGCTTTTCAAAGTTTCGATCGCCACTTCCTCGCCCAAAGTAGCCGAAACAAAAATAAACGGCACTCCCGGACAAGTAGTGTGGGCGATTTCCAGTGCCGCTATTCCGTTAAAACAAGGCAGCATATAATCTGCCAAAATAATGTCAAAACATTGTTTTTCCAGCGCCGCGGCAAAGTCTTCTCTAGTTTCCACACACACCAGAGAAAATTGGAACCCGCCATCCATTAGATATGCCTCAATCAGTTCGGCATCTAGGGGACTGTCTTCTACTAAGAGGATATTGAGCGTTTTCACAAAAATTCCTTTTACTTAAATATTAATTATCTGATACAAAATTCGATCTGGCTGCGGCTGGTTAAGTGAAGGCCAAAAAAATCTTGGTTTTGAATCGCATAAAAAAATGTAAAAATCAATTGGTTTCATGAGTTGAGCATTCATATCTCAATCCTAACTTCTAACCAAGTCTATTGCTGCTTGTCGCGAGGTGAATCCCCGCTCTGACTTGATTGGCTAGTACGCTTGTTTTTCCTTAACTTTCGTCTGCTTCCAAAGAATCTGCACCGCTGGAGTCTTGCTTCTATGCAACCGTTTAGCTAGACCCTGTTGAGCAAATAGTTGCGCGCTTCTGGCCAGAAACAACTAGCTATATAGTAATTTATCTCGCTTGCTACTAACGACTGCTACCTCGTTTGGCAGATTATTTTTTTTGTAGTGATGCCCGGATTAATTCTATATTGCTTTGTCGCTCCTCTCAAACTCGAATTCGCTTGAATTCTGCCCTGATTTCCTGAATATCGATCGATATGTCAAAAAAGTCCAAGTTGCTGGTCTGTCTGCTTTACTTTTTGCCGGATTTGCCTAGGATGCAACAGTTGCAACCGAGCTCGCAGTTGGCTTGTCGAGCGCTGTCCCCTCAACAATCACCCTCGTAAACTAATAACAATGGTCGCGCTGCATCTATCCAAAGATAGATTTTTCTACAGACACTGAACTCAACCTGGATAGATTCCTCTGAATTCGATACAACGAAGTCCCACCCAGCCGCAAATCTGAGAAAGCTCGATCGACCAATTAATTTCCTCTACAAATCCCAGAAAATTTTCTCTGGACTCGCTACACTTGAACTCCCAGGCTGGCTCTGACCGATCGGCTGATTGGTTGAGGCAGAGCCAAAATGTCTTAAAATATACAATACGGTGAGCTGCTGCACAGCCCGCATATATTAAAACCAAGCGCCAACTTGCAATAATTCTTTAAAATAGAGGTACAGCACCGGCGATCCCTAACTCTTCCCCCTCAGAAATGGTAGGGTTTAGCAGAATTGAAGACGATCGTCTATGGTGACTTCCAGTAAAGCCCGTGCAGTTGCTTTAGTCTCAGCTTTATTCAGGTTATTGGGAACCAGTTACGAGGAGATTTGACCCGCCGTGCTCCAACGCATCAAACAAGACTTAAAAAACGACCTGATCGCAGGACTATTGGTAGTGATACCCTTAGCTACCACCATCTGGCTGACAATTACCGTCGCCAGTTGGGTGATCAATTTTCTCACCAAAATTCCCAAGCAGATCAACCCTTTTGACGGACTCCACCCGATTTTGGTGAATCTGCTAAATCTTTTAGTAGGTCTGGCTGTACCCCTGCTGAGTATCTTAGTCATCGGTTTAATGGCCCGCAACATTTTCGGCAAGTGGCTGCTAGACTTTGGCGAACGGCTGCTGCAGGCAATTCCCTTAGCCGGTTCGGTTTACAAAACCCTCAAACAACTGTTGGGAACCCTCCTCAAATCAAATGACAAATTTCGCCGCGTGGTGTTAGTAGAATATCCCCGGCGGGGAATCTGGACTTTAGCATTTGTGACCGGTACGATCGAGAGTAACGATATCCCGCCTCACCTTTCCGGTGAAACCCCGATCGGTATTTTCATCCCCACCACTCCCAACCCCACTACCGGATGGTACGCTATAGTCCCGGAGGCAGATTTAGTCAATTTGTCAATGTCGATCGAAGATGCCTTTAAAGTCATCATCTCCGGCGGCATCGTCAACCCCAGCAACTCAATTGCAGTAAGCCCCGAAAACATCAAGGGCAAAACACTCGAACCCTTGGTATCCGAATCAAGATACCAGGCTGTCCCAGTCGAAGAAGACTAAACCAAGACATCTTTAGTGACCCGTAAGACCGTGTAAACTTTCCCCATAGCAGTTGACACTCTCCTGGCTAAAGCCGAGGAGATTCTTGATTCGCAGAATCGACTTGCCGATGCAGAATTACTTCAACATCGGTAGCGGTCAATTCTCCACAAGCGTTCGGATCTAAGATCCAAGTTCCGACGTGCCCCGCCGTACTCAATCCCCGACTCAGGATATTTTTAGCTGCGTTCCAGTCACGATCTAATACGCATCCACACCGACAAGCGTGGGTTCGCGTTGAGAGACTTTTCTTAACAATTGTTCCGCAACTAGAGCATTCTTGACTTGTTCCGTTAGCTGGTACGGCAATCGTAATTCTTCCGAATACTTTGCCAAAATATTCCAGCCAAATTCGGAACATATACCAAGAAGCGTCGTTAATCGATTTTGCCAGACAGTGATTCTTCACCATATTTTTAATCCTCAAATCTTCGTAGACTACACAGTCGTTAGACTGGATGACGCATCTTGCCAACTTCACGGCAAAATCTTTACGCTGTCTGCTGATTTTGAGGTGGCGCTTCCCTAGAATCGCTCTAGCTTTTTTTCTGTTTTGCGAACCCTTGACTCGTTTTGAAACTCGTTTTTGGGATTTCTTCAACCTGCGTTCTCCCTTGCGGAGGAAACGCGGGTTATCAACTGCAATGCCATTTGAGTCAGTGTAAAACTCTTTAAGTCCTACATCTAACCCGATGGCGTTACCCGTGATTTCAATCTTTTCAGAACGGTCAACTTGAATGCAAAACTGGACATAATATCCGTCTGCTCGCCTTACCAAACGTACTCGTTTGATTTGACTGCGCTGATAGAAATGTAAGTCGCGCGTTCCTTTTAACTTGAGCTTTCCGATTCCTTTTTTATCGGTAAAAGTGATTGATTTCCGGTCGTCTGCCAGACGCCAGCCCGTAGTTTTGTACTCGACGGAGCGGTTGTGTTTCTGGAATTGCGGGAATCCTTTTTTTCCTGGGACTTTCTTTTTACAGTTGTCGTAGAATCGGGAGATTGCCGACCACGCTCTTTCTGAGCTCGATTGTCGAGCCATGCTGTTCAAGTCATCGCAAAACGGAAATTCCTTAGCTAAAACAGCGCTATACTTGTTCAATGCGTATTTATCAACTTTTTCGTTGTCCATCCAAAACCGCAGTGCTTTGTTTCGGATGAACTGCACTGTTCTAATTGCTTCGTCTACAGCGTCAAATTGCTGCTTTTTACCCGATGCTTTGAACTCAAAAACTAACATGACTTCGACCTCATCACGATAGTCTTATGCTACCAGAGTCGGCTTAATATCCCTCTAGTTGTTCACAAAGATTTACATGGTTTTACTTGACAGCGCCATCCTGAGAGCGCAGAAAATAGACTGGGAGGCTAAAGCCTCCTTACCCCTTTCATCCCCGGACTAAAGTCGCGGGGTTTTCAGGGTTTTATTTATAATATTTCGACAAAACCAGCCCAAACCGAGAAAGCTTATACTCAGAAACCGGATTCCTTTGCATAAATCTTGGGTTTGAGGGCGAAGTATCTGTAAACTACCCGCCGCTGGCGAGTCAGACTGCCGGTCTGGTAGAACTTTTAGTCGAGTTTTCTGCTAAAGTTCAAGTCCGCGCGCGATCGAAAAACTTCCTAAATTCTCAATCTCTATCTAAAAACTATGAAAAAAGCCCGCGAAACAGCACGCGAACTCGCACTCCTCGGCATCAGCCAACTGCCGGCGAATCCAGAACTCTTAGAAGCCAAGAAACTGCAAGATGTTCTCCTCGCCGCCATCCGCACCCTGACAGCAGAAGTTCAAGAATCCCTAGAAGCAGCAGCATCCGAAGTGCAGCGGAGTAGCGACAAGCTGCTTGCCAGCGAAATCCGTGCCGCCGATATACAAAGTGCTAGAACAATGGTGCGGGAAGCTGTCGAACTCACCCAAACCGCCATCAACCGTCTCGGTTCAGCAATGGAGTTTCCAGAACTGATCCAGCTAGCCAACCAGCAAGATGTCCGCACCTATGCTTTGCAAATCCTGACGAAAGTCAGCGCCAACCGTGTTCAAATTGATGAATTGCTCTCGGAAGCGCTGGTAGACTGGCAAATAGAACGGTTGCCCCGGATCGATCGAGATATCATGAGAATCGCGATCGCCGAAATGCTATATCTCGGCTTACCCGAACAAGTCAGCGTCAACGAAGCCGTCCAACTGGCAAAACGCTACAGCGGCGACGAAGGACATCGCTTCATCAACGGAGTCCTCCGCCGAGTAGTCGATAAAATCAACGCAGAAGTTATTAGTCAGTAGTCGATAGTCAGCAGTCATCAGTCATCAGTCATCGGTCAATAGCGATCGGCAATCTGCAATCGGCAATCCGCTCTACACTAAGAACTGATGACTAATGACTATAGTCCTGGACGCACGGGTAGTCAGAAACCGGGTTTTTTACGAAAATCCTTCGTTATAGTCCACAGTAAGCTAAAAAACCCGGTTTCTCTGGCCTTAAGGCATCCAGGACTGCACTAATAACTCTTCTCTATTCCCCATTTACTTCTATGGTATTTAATTGGTTTCGTCGCCAGTACAGCGAAAGCGAATCTTCCGAAAAAGATACACCCCAACAAACTCAAGATGAGTCTGCAAAATCCGCATCGGTTGAGCCTCAAACAGATACAGCAGCAGATTCAAGTTCCCCCGCTGTAGCCGAAGATTATCTCAATTGGGCGAAAGCTGCTTACAAAAATATTCAAAAACAGCAAAAACCCGAAACAGAAGTTGCCGAAACAGCAGCGGCTGAAGTTCCAGCAGCCGCAACAGAAATCGCGACAGTTCCAGAAGTTGCAGAAGCGGAGGCTGTTGAACCAACGGAGACGATCGAACTCGAACCAGCACCCACAGCACCAACTGTTGCAGAAGTTCCAGAAGTTGCAGAACCAGCGGCACTTGAAGCAACCGAGGCGGTAGAAACCGATGCAGCTAACCCAGTAGAAATTCCAGAAACTCTGCAACCAAAAGCCGGGGCGATCGACATTGCACCCATAGCTCAAAAATTAGAAGTTACAGCAGAAAATATAGAAATTGCCGAACCTGCAACTGAGGTTGTAGAAACCGCATCACTCGCATCCGACGGCGAAGCAGCCGAAGCCCTGCCGTTTTGGGCCAGAGCTCAAGCCGATCGCATGGAGCGCATCGAACGCCTCAAAGAAACCGCCCTGGAAGAACCAGACGTAATTGCAGCCGCCGCCGAGAGAGCCGCAATTATCGAAGAAATTCCCGGTTTCGCCTTTGACGAAGGCTTCCTGTGGTCTTCAGAAATCTTGGCAAGTCAAGG of Oscillatoria nigro-viridis PCC 7112 contains these proteins:
- a CDS encoding RNA-guided endonuclease InsQ/TnpB family protein; translation: MLVFEFKASGKKQQFDAVDEAIRTVQFIRNKALRFWMDNEKVDKYALNKYSAVLAKEFPFCDDLNSMARQSSSERAWSAISRFYDNCKKKVPGKKGFPQFQKHNRSVEYKTTGWRLADDRKSITFTDKKGIGKLKLKGTRDLHFYQRSQIKRVRLVRRADGYYVQFCIQVDRSEKIEITGNAIGLDVGLKEFYTDSNGIAVDNPRFLRKGERRLKKSQKRVSKRVKGSQNRKKARAILGKRHLKISRQRKDFAVKLARCVIQSNDCVVYEDLRIKNMVKNHCLAKSINDASWYMFRIWLEYFGKVFGRITIAVPANGTSQECSSCGTIVKKSLSTRTHACRCGCVLDRDWNAAKNILSRGLSTAGHVGTWILDPNACGELTATDVEVILHRQVDSANQESPRL
- the nusB gene encoding transcription antitermination factor NusB; translated protein: MKKARETARELALLGISQLPANPELLEAKKLQDVLLAAIRTLTAEVQESLEAAASEVQRSSDKLLASEIRAADIQSARTMVREAVELTQTAINRLGSAMEFPELIQLANQQDVRTYALQILTKVSANRVQIDELLSEALVDWQIERLPRIDRDIMRIAIAEMLYLGLPEQVSVNEAVQLAKRYSGDEGHRFINGVLRRVVDKINAEVISQ